A stretch of DNA from Schistocerca americana isolate TAMUIC-IGC-003095 chromosome 3, iqSchAmer2.1, whole genome shotgun sequence:
GTAAATCAATGGTACAATGACGAATCAGAGAAATACTGTGAAAATAGGATAAATTGCATTGAGGACACAAACCATAACCTGCTTCAGAAGCGGCGTATGAGCATTTTTCCAAGAACTGCTGTGCTTGATATAAATGTAGAACAGACATTAAGTGATGATTGTGAGCATGTAGATTTTAATTTGAATCCTGTGAAGGAAGAATGTGACTGGGAAGAAGATAATATTTATGACAGGTGTAAATCTGTTTCCTGCAGTGATATGGCAGCAGCAGTAGTTGCCTGCGAAGATGCAGCTGCTCCATATGAAGAGTTAAGAATTCTTGCAGCAGGAAATGAAATGAAGCAATCACAAATGAGAAAAGTTCTTATTGATTTGGAAGAGGCACATAAAAGAATAGAAGAGCTTCACAAAACAATAGAGATCAAAGAACAGTTTATTGCAGatatgattaaaaatagtgatatgAGATCTTCTGCAAAGCATcggtttcagaaaaaaagaaagaagcttGAAGAAGGATACTATAAAACACGATCACAATTAGCACAATCAGAGAATGCATTAATTTTGCTCTCTAAGAATGGCTTCTCTGATGAGTTTTTGAAACAtaagaaagaaattgaaaaacataaGTCAGTAGCTGTACAGTACAAGAAACGCCTCATGGACATTGAGATGATGAAACAGATAGCTAGTGAAAGTGCAAAAAAAATTTTGGAGTTGGAGAATAGCCTATTGCTCTCAAAAAGGCAAATGGAAAGATTAGAAAAACAGCTGAAAAaagaggaaaagcaaaaagaagttTTAGAAAAGGAGTTACTTCAAGATCAAACAAAGATAAAAGAATTAGAGCAGAAGTATAAATTACAGTTATCGAAGCTGAATAAAATGGAAGAACAGAAGGATAGGGATGATATTAGACTGCAGTGGATCTTTGAGGAAGAGAAGAGGTTAGCTAATATGCAAGAATCTTCACAGAAGTTTAAAGAACAGCTAATTGAACATCAGACATTACTGGAAAAACGGGAAGCATTATTCAAAGAGAAACTTTGTGTAGAGAAAAACAAAGTAAGATATTTGTCAGATGTCAGTTCAAAACCCTCTCTTATGGAACAAATGTCAAAAGAAAATTCTGATagcattcaaaaacaaaatggagaTGAGAAAGAAGCTCTACGCATTGAAATAAGAAATCTTCGAAAAACAAGAGAGTGTCTTGTCGAACAGAGATGTCATTATGATAAATTGAAAAAGGAAAATAAACTTTCTGCTTTAGAAGAACGAAAGTTATTAGAACACGATGAAGCCATTGAGGCCATTGATGCAACAATTGAATACAAGAATGAAATGATATGTGGAAGAAAATCTCATGATTTAGATTATTCTCAGGTTCCCAGAGAGAAAGATGAAGAGCTACTTATTTCACATCTAATGAAGCTTTCCACTGTAGAAATGCGTTCTTTGCTTCATAAATATTTTCTAAAAGTTATTGATTTAAAAGAGAGTGGAAAGAAAATGGAAATTCAGTTAGCAGAAGTAGATGCACAGAATGATTCTTTGAAATGGAAAATTCATGAACTTACAAATTCGTTGTACCAGTCACATTTGGAAGCAGAGCGCCACATAGTTTTACTGGAAAAGGATTATCAGGAGAAACTACATCTGATGTTACGACATTGTGCTGAGGAGTCGAGTGGAAGCTCTGGCCCTGAGGGCAATGCCATACGCGAAAAGAACATGGAAATCAGTCAGTGTAGACAAGAGAACAAAATGCTGAAGAGGAGGATCTGTCAGTTAGAAGCTCTGTTACAGGTTTCTGGGAAACCTCATGCAGCAGGTCAGCTTGAGAGCCCTGCTGCAGCTATTCCACAAAAGAATCTTAAACAGCTTCAGGGCCCTTCACCATCCCCAACAACCAAAGttacaagaaagaaaaataagCTTATTATCCAACAAGAAAAATACAGAGAAGGTTCATGACATCTCTGATGTTCCCACAAAGATCTTGTTCTTGCCTGATATGGTACTTTGTGAAACATATGACAGAAATTCATTTTTCTTAAAAGTAATTTTGACTGTTTTCTGGGTGTAATTGTTTTTAGCAGTTACTTTTTAGTTTTATAGTACCATTGTTGCACGCTTTGAATAACTGATATGTCATACATTTATCACATATGGACACTTTGACATATTACTGAGACCTTTCTGTTGTTATATCCAGAAGGTGAACTACTACTTAATTGCTAGATGTAGTAATAGAACTATGTTAATATGAAATGTCACCTTCTGATATCTCTTTCATTCGTGTTTACACAAATAAGTCATTTGTACATGAAATTGAAGAAAATGTCCTAATTATTAGAAAACCCTACCAAAGATTTTTTCCAAACAGAATTGATATGTGAGGACTGTTTGGTTGTATATAATGCGTGTTATGATTTTGACTATTTAGTGATGTAGCTGCTGCCTGTACTAGATTATAGTGTTATTTCAACTGTGTTACATCTCATCAGAGAAAACATATGCTTTACCTGATAAGACTGGATATGTGTGTATATATTGTagcatttgaacattctttttacATGTTGTAATAAAATTTCAACCTGTGATGTACTTAACAAGGGCTTGTTCATATATCATTTTAAATGATAAACTGCATCTAAAGATGATATGAATCTCTGTAAATTTGTAGTGTTCTTGGAAAGACAATATCTAAGATGAATTATGATCTGATATACTGTAAGAATCACTGTTCAATATTATATGTGTAATAAACTGAATGTTAAGTAAAGTCAAAGTGCATAGTATTTCATGCTAAAGAGCTTATCTGAGAGAATTTCTGGTATTAACTTTTGTTCCCTTTGATATAGATATTATTATTTGGTTGTTCATTACAACATATTGTTTTAGGATAAGTAACGTTGAATTCTATACTCAATTTTTTCTTCCTTGAGTAGATGAACCAAACCAAATGTGTTTTCCACTATATGCTTTTCAATATAATCTTGGGTAAGCCAGGTAAAATGAAAGAATGTGCTCTTAGTTTCACTGATGATGAAAGAGAGGGAAGATACATCCAGAAAAGAAAAATCCTTCCTTGGCAGTATAAGCTCAGAGCTCGGAAAAGGAAAGGATTAAAAAGAATAGTAAACACCTGCGAAATCCAGGATGAATGAGAATACAGGTTAACTGAAATGAACCATGCACCTTTGGTCTCCCTCTGTTGATCTGAGATcctctgttattattttgtgtgaTTGGTGTCTTCTTTTTGTCTCACCAAATGCTGTATCTGTATATTATTTAACATGCTTTATAttgtttgtactgttctcgggtctccaacagggtgcagtcgttttcaaaccacgatatttcgacagtgttccttgccatcatcttcaggtgatacctgcagactgaGCATCTCCGCTGAATCTCCTCCCCTTTATACTCTGATCGCTCCCCATCCCTTCCCCCGCATCATGCTGCACGCGGCGCTGCATggagtggtggtggggaggggcgggCTGCTGGCTGCGAACTGTGGACCATCAGATATCCTGTGGCCTCCGTTGGGAGCGGAAGTCCCTTTGGGTCGGTGCTGTGCTTTTAGCTGGCTGAGTGCTGGGTCCCAGGCTTTGCTGAGGTTGAACCCGGCatctctgttgatcagcccatcagctacacgtatttcaattgcctccttcagaacacagtcccaaaaagaCGAGGCCTGCTGTAAAACTTCTGTTTTCGCGTACTCCATAGTATCTCCAGTATCCATGTAATGTTCTGCAaccgcagattttgtaggctgcttCAGTTAGGTGTGCCTTCTATGTTCCTGGCATCTTTCTTTGATTGTCCGTACAGTTTGCCCGATTTATACCTTACTGCATTTACACGGAATACGGTAAACACCCGGTTTGTGGAGCAACAGGTCATCTTTTACTGTACCTAGCGGGGCATGCGTTTTTGGAGGTGGGCGGAAGACACATTTGATGTTACACCAAGCCAGAATTCTGCCGATTTTGTGGGATACTTTGCCGGTGTAAGGCACATACGCCATGGTCTTCTTGTCCTCTTCATTCTCTCTCTGCTGGGCTTGTGCATTCTGCCTGAAAGCATGTCAAATTTGACTCTCGTTATATCTGTTCTTCTTGAAAACATCCTTAAGGTCATTAGGTTCTccttgtaggctttcctcatccgATATATCGCGGGCCCTGTGTAACAGTGTTTGCCGTACACCCTCACACTGTGGAGGATGATGGCAGCTGG
This window harbors:
- the LOC124607450 gene encoding kinesin-like protein costa is translated as MSAMVENSVSFCNGIDRASSDESDDGVISEQHDWDTFGLEFAASQWLKLVINAEHLFSRLISNTSLAVEDKNQIEQWLCLKQECEECVIHDGSVSGRDCGARVLERIDELTEFDEQTDRSLEAETNNIHYQNGNFDPDTESDSDSQHPEFVDRLTYFMDKFKNETDERVKKLNYMFIKTGDNCHVNQWYNDESEKYCENRINCIEDTNHNLLQKRRMSIFPRTAVLDINVEQTLSDDCEHVDFNLNPVKEECDWEEDNIYDRCKSVSCSDMAAAVVACEDAAAPYEELRILAAGNEMKQSQMRKVLIDLEEAHKRIEELHKTIEIKEQFIADMIKNSDMRSSAKHRFQKKRKKLEEGYYKTRSQLAQSENALILLSKNGFSDEFLKHKKEIEKHKSVAVQYKKRLMDIEMMKQIASESAKKILELENSLLLSKRQMERLEKQLKKEEKQKEVLEKELLQDQTKIKELEQKYKLQLSKLNKMEEQKDRDDIRLQWIFEEEKRLANMQESSQKFKEQLIEHQTLLEKREALFKEKLCVEKNKVRYLSDVSSKPSLMEQMSKENSDSIQKQNGDEKEALRIEIRNLRKTRECLVEQRCHYDKLKKENKLSALEERKLLEHDEAIEAIDATIEYKNEMICGRKSHDLDYSQVPREKDEELLISHLMKLSTVEMRSLLHKYFLKVIDLKESGKKMEIQLAEVDAQNDSLKWKIHELTNSLYQSHLEAERHIVLLEKDYQEKLHLMLRHCAEESSGSSGPEGNAIREKNMEISQCRQENKMLKRRICQLEALLQVSGKPHAAGQLESPAAAIPQKNLKQLQGPSPSPTTKVTRKKNKLIIQQEKYREGS